ATAAAAATATTTTTTCTGAAAAAAACATCTCTTCTTTAAATTTAGAAAATGATGATAATTTTAGTATAATAAAAACTTTAAAAATTGATTTTATAAATTCTACACCTAATTATAGTTATCTTCCAGTTAACGATATTAAATATGCTATTAACTATATCTTGGATAGAGATCAAGAACTTGCATTAATTAATGAGGGCCCTTTTGGAAGTTTTGAACTACGAGAATCCATCAAAAATTCTTTAATTAACCTAGAAATTATGTGTAATACCGAAAATATTCATATACTTTCAGGAGCACAACAAGGAATAGATTTAATTTCTAAAACTTTAGGTTTTTCTAAGGCTCATATAGCCATTGAAAACCCAACTTACTTAGGTGCTTTAAAGTCTTTTAAAAATCAAGATTTTATTATACACCCTATTGATGTCGAAAACGATGGTCTTAATATTTCTCAATTAAAACAATTACTTTTAGAAACTAAGATAAAATTTATTTATCTTATGGCCAATTTTCAAACGCCTACTGGTGTTAATATTTCTCAAAAAAAAAGATTACAACTTTTAGAACTTTCAAAGGAATTTGACTTTTATATAATTGAAGATGATTCTGCCTCTGATTTATATTATTCCGATAGGGCACCTATACCTTTAAAAGTATTAGATGTAGATGATCGTGTTATTTACATTAAAAGTTTTTCTAAAATATTTATGCCTGGATTTA
The window above is part of the Cetobacterium somerae ATCC BAA-474 genome. Proteins encoded here:
- a CDS encoding PLP-dependent aminotransferase family protein; this translates as MNILFKNFKVENENFIYIPLYIFLKDKIEKREISYKLPSIRKVANFLNISSNTVAKSYLELEKINYVKTIKGSGVFINKNIFSEKNISSLNLENDDNFSIIKTLKIDFINSTPNYSYLPVNDIKYAINYILDRDQELALINEGPFGSFELRESIKNSLINLEIMCNTENIHILSGAQQGIDLISKTLGFSKAHIAIENPTYLGALKSFKNQDFIIHPIDVENDGLNISQLKQLLLETKIKFIYLMANFQTPTGVNISQKKRLQLLELSKEFDFYIIEDDSASDLYYSDRAPIPLKVLDVDDRVIYIKSFSKIFMPGFRLGFILVPQKLLTPFLNNKILSDSSTSTLYQKSFALLLEKGLIEKHMNLCRKNFKLIQDSIVEELKKIPNISFIIPSGGCSIWIKLPKNISSLSVYNKLLINNVGIVPGSNYGFDNFIKLNFSRITKKDITNGISLLKETIEFFINLDI